A genomic stretch from Theropithecus gelada isolate Dixy chromosome 2, Tgel_1.0, whole genome shotgun sequence includes:
- the SLC2A2 gene encoding solute carrier family 2, facilitated glucose transporter member 2 isoform X2, with product MHLNRIKAMLIANILSLVGALLMGFSKLGPSHILIIAGRSISGLYCGLISGLVPMYIGEIAPTTLRGALGTFHQLAIVTGILISQIVGLEFILGNYDLWHILLGLSGVRAILQSLLLFFCPESPRYLYIKLDEEVKAKQSLKRLRGYDDVTKDINEMRKEKEEASSEQKVSIIQLFTNSSYRQPILVALMLHIAQQFSGINGIFYYSTSIFQTAGISKPVYATIGVGAVNMVFTAVSVFLVEKAGRRSLFLIGMSGMFFCAIFMSVGLVLLNKFSWMSYVSMIAIFLFVSFFEIGPGPIPWFMVAEFFSQGPRPAALAIAAFSNWTCNFIVALCFQYIADFCGPYVFFLFAGVLLAFTLFTFFKVPETKGKSFEEIAAEFQKKSGSAHRAKAAVEMKFLGATETV from the exons ATGCACCTCAACAG aatcaAAGCCATGTTAATAGCAAACATTCTTTCATTAGTTGGAGCTCTCTTGATGGGGTTTTCAAAATTGGGACCATCTCATATACTTATAATTGCTGGAAGAAGCATATCAGGACTATATTGTg GGCTAATTTCAGGCCTGGTGCCCATGTATATTGGTGAAATTGCTCCAACCACTCTCAGGGGCGCACTTGGCACTTTTCATCAGCTGGCCATTGTCACGGGCATTCTTATTAGTCAG ATTGTTGGTCTTGAATTTATCTTGGGCAATTATGATCTGTGGCACATCCTGCTTGGCCTGTCTGGTGTACGAGCCATCCTTCAGTCTCTGCTACTCTTTTTCTGTCCAGAAAGTCCCAGGTACCTTTACATCAAGTTAGATGAGGAAGTCAAAGCAAAGCAAA GCTTGAAAAGACTCAGAGGATATGATGATGTCACCAAAGATAttaatgaaatgagaaaagaaaaagaagaagcatCAAGTGAGCAGAAAGTCTCTATAATTCAGCTCTTCACCAATTCCAGCTACCGACAGCCTATTCTAGTGGCACTGATGCTGCACATAGCTCAGCAATTTTCTGGAATCAATGGG ATTTTTTACTACTCAACCAGCATTTTTCAGACGGCTGGTATCAGCAAACCTGTTTATGCAACCATTGGAGTTGGTGCTGTAAACATGGTTTTCACTGCTGTCTCT GTATTCCTTGTGGAGAAGGCAGGGCGACGTTCTCTCTTTCTAATTGGAATGAGTGGGATGTTTTTTTGTGCCATCTTCATGTCAGTGGGACTTGTGCTGCTG aatAAGTTCTCTTGGATGAGTTATGTGAGCATGATAGCCATCTTCCTCTTTGTCAGCTTCTTTGAAATTGGGCCAGGCCCGATCCCCTGGTTCATGGTGGCTGAGTTTTTCAGTCAAGGACCACGTCCTGCTGCTTTAGCAATAGCTGCATTCAGCAACTGGACCTGCAATTTCATTGTAGCTCTGTGTTTCCAGTACATTGCG GACTTCTGTGGACCTTACGTGTTTTTCCTCTTTGCTGGAGTGCTCCTGGCCTTTACCCTGTTTACGTTTTTTAAAGTTCCAGAAACCAAAGGAAAGTCTTTTGAGGAAATTGCTGCAGAATTCCAAAAGAAGAGTGGCTCAGCCCACAGGGCAAAAGCTGCCGTAGAAATGAAATTCCTAGGAGCTACAGAGactgtgtga
- the SLC2A2 gene encoding solute carrier family 2, facilitated glucose transporter member 2 isoform X1 — protein sequence MTEDKVTGTLVFTVITAVLGSFQFGYDIGVINAPQQVIISHYRHVLGVPVDDRKAINNYVTNSTDELPTIAYSINPKPTPWAEEETVAAAQLITMLWSLSVSSFAVGGMIASFFGGWLGDTLGRIKAMLIANILSLVGALLMGFSKLGPSHILIIAGRSISGLYCGLISGLVPMYIGEIAPTTLRGALGTFHQLAIVTGILISQIVGLEFILGNYDLWHILLGLSGVRAILQSLLLFFCPESPRYLYIKLDEEVKAKQSLKRLRGYDDVTKDINEMRKEKEEASSEQKVSIIQLFTNSSYRQPILVALMLHIAQQFSGINGIFYYSTSIFQTAGISKPVYATIGVGAVNMVFTAVSVFLVEKAGRRSLFLIGMSGMFFCAIFMSVGLVLLNKFSWMSYVSMIAIFLFVSFFEIGPGPIPWFMVAEFFSQGPRPAALAIAAFSNWTCNFIVALCFQYIADFCGPYVFFLFAGVLLAFTLFTFFKVPETKGKSFEEIAAEFQKKSGSAHRAKAAVEMKFLGATETV from the exons ATGACAGAAGATAAG GTCACTGGGACCCTGGTTTTCACTGTCATCACCGCTGTGCTGGGTTCCTTCCAGTTTGGATATGACATTGGTGTGATCAATGCACCTCAACAG GTAATAATATCTCACTATAGACATGTTTTGGGTGTTCCAGTGGATGACCGAAAAGCTATCAACAACTATGTTACCAACAGTACAGATGAACTGCCCACAATTGCATACTCAATAAACCCAAAACCAACCCCTTGGGCTGAGGAAGAGACTGTGGCAGCTGCTCAGCTAATCACTATGCTCTGGTCCCTGTCTGTATCCAGCTTTGCAGTTGGTGGAATGATTGCATCATTCTTTGGTGGGTGGCTTGGGGACACACTTGGAAG aatcaAAGCCATGTTAATAGCAAACATTCTTTCATTAGTTGGAGCTCTCTTGATGGGGTTTTCAAAATTGGGACCATCTCATATACTTATAATTGCTGGAAGAAGCATATCAGGACTATATTGTg GGCTAATTTCAGGCCTGGTGCCCATGTATATTGGTGAAATTGCTCCAACCACTCTCAGGGGCGCACTTGGCACTTTTCATCAGCTGGCCATTGTCACGGGCATTCTTATTAGTCAG ATTGTTGGTCTTGAATTTATCTTGGGCAATTATGATCTGTGGCACATCCTGCTTGGCCTGTCTGGTGTACGAGCCATCCTTCAGTCTCTGCTACTCTTTTTCTGTCCAGAAAGTCCCAGGTACCTTTACATCAAGTTAGATGAGGAAGTCAAAGCAAAGCAAA GCTTGAAAAGACTCAGAGGATATGATGATGTCACCAAAGATAttaatgaaatgagaaaagaaaaagaagaagcatCAAGTGAGCAGAAAGTCTCTATAATTCAGCTCTTCACCAATTCCAGCTACCGACAGCCTATTCTAGTGGCACTGATGCTGCACATAGCTCAGCAATTTTCTGGAATCAATGGG ATTTTTTACTACTCAACCAGCATTTTTCAGACGGCTGGTATCAGCAAACCTGTTTATGCAACCATTGGAGTTGGTGCTGTAAACATGGTTTTCACTGCTGTCTCT GTATTCCTTGTGGAGAAGGCAGGGCGACGTTCTCTCTTTCTAATTGGAATGAGTGGGATGTTTTTTTGTGCCATCTTCATGTCAGTGGGACTTGTGCTGCTG aatAAGTTCTCTTGGATGAGTTATGTGAGCATGATAGCCATCTTCCTCTTTGTCAGCTTCTTTGAAATTGGGCCAGGCCCGATCCCCTGGTTCATGGTGGCTGAGTTTTTCAGTCAAGGACCACGTCCTGCTGCTTTAGCAATAGCTGCATTCAGCAACTGGACCTGCAATTTCATTGTAGCTCTGTGTTTCCAGTACATTGCG GACTTCTGTGGACCTTACGTGTTTTTCCTCTTTGCTGGAGTGCTCCTGGCCTTTACCCTGTTTACGTTTTTTAAAGTTCCAGAAACCAAAGGAAAGTCTTTTGAGGAAATTGCTGCAGAATTCCAAAAGAAGAGTGGCTCAGCCCACAGGGCAAAAGCTGCCGTAGAAATGAAATTCCTAGGAGCTACAGAGactgtgtga
- the SLC2A2 gene encoding solute carrier family 2, facilitated glucose transporter member 2 isoform X3, with protein sequence MYIGEIAPTTLRGALGTFHQLAIVTGILISQIVGLEFILGNYDLWHILLGLSGVRAILQSLLLFFCPESPRYLYIKLDEEVKAKQSLKRLRGYDDVTKDINEMRKEKEEASSEQKVSIIQLFTNSSYRQPILVALMLHIAQQFSGINGIFYYSTSIFQTAGISKPVYATIGVGAVNMVFTAVSVFLVEKAGRRSLFLIGMSGMFFCAIFMSVGLVLLNKFSWMSYVSMIAIFLFVSFFEIGPGPIPWFMVAEFFSQGPRPAALAIAAFSNWTCNFIVALCFQYIADFCGPYVFFLFAGVLLAFTLFTFFKVPETKGKSFEEIAAEFQKKSGSAHRAKAAVEMKFLGATETV encoded by the exons ATGTATATTGGTGAAATTGCTCCAACCACTCTCAGGGGCGCACTTGGCACTTTTCATCAGCTGGCCATTGTCACGGGCATTCTTATTAGTCAG ATTGTTGGTCTTGAATTTATCTTGGGCAATTATGATCTGTGGCACATCCTGCTTGGCCTGTCTGGTGTACGAGCCATCCTTCAGTCTCTGCTACTCTTTTTCTGTCCAGAAAGTCCCAGGTACCTTTACATCAAGTTAGATGAGGAAGTCAAAGCAAAGCAAA GCTTGAAAAGACTCAGAGGATATGATGATGTCACCAAAGATAttaatgaaatgagaaaagaaaaagaagaagcatCAAGTGAGCAGAAAGTCTCTATAATTCAGCTCTTCACCAATTCCAGCTACCGACAGCCTATTCTAGTGGCACTGATGCTGCACATAGCTCAGCAATTTTCTGGAATCAATGGG ATTTTTTACTACTCAACCAGCATTTTTCAGACGGCTGGTATCAGCAAACCTGTTTATGCAACCATTGGAGTTGGTGCTGTAAACATGGTTTTCACTGCTGTCTCT GTATTCCTTGTGGAGAAGGCAGGGCGACGTTCTCTCTTTCTAATTGGAATGAGTGGGATGTTTTTTTGTGCCATCTTCATGTCAGTGGGACTTGTGCTGCTG aatAAGTTCTCTTGGATGAGTTATGTGAGCATGATAGCCATCTTCCTCTTTGTCAGCTTCTTTGAAATTGGGCCAGGCCCGATCCCCTGGTTCATGGTGGCTGAGTTTTTCAGTCAAGGACCACGTCCTGCTGCTTTAGCAATAGCTGCATTCAGCAACTGGACCTGCAATTTCATTGTAGCTCTGTGTTTCCAGTACATTGCG GACTTCTGTGGACCTTACGTGTTTTTCCTCTTTGCTGGAGTGCTCCTGGCCTTTACCCTGTTTACGTTTTTTAAAGTTCCAGAAACCAAAGGAAAGTCTTTTGAGGAAATTGCTGCAGAATTCCAAAAGAAGAGTGGCTCAGCCCACAGGGCAAAAGCTGCCGTAGAAATGAAATTCCTAGGAGCTACAGAGactgtgtga